tttcatttcctcatttcttctGTAGCAGTTTATTTCAACAGGAAGGAATAGGGGACTTTTGCACTTTGGATGTTTTTCAGACTGGGAGACCAGACCTGCAACCAAATCATCAAATCTACAGCAGGGCATATCTGAAGTATGCCGTAGCACAGACGATTTCTCACATGCCACATTAGAAGATGCGTGGGATGTTAGTAGCCAGTTAGAGAGACACCAGGAAAACTGGAAGAGATATCTGGGGCCAGatgcatatacccagaagaaaataATCATACCAGAGGAAAGTTTTGAACAGAATAAATTTGGTGAACACTCTAGATTAAGCACAGATTTGGTTACACAAGTAAATATTCCCTCAAGGATCAGACCTATTGAATGTGATACACTTGGAAGCAATTTGGGACATAATTCAAACTTACTTAATCAGAATGATATCCTTGCCAAAAAGAAAccttataaatgtaataaatgtagAAAAGCCTTTATTCATAGATCATCACTTAGTAAACATGAGAAAACTCATAAAGGAGAGGGATTTCCAAATGGTACCGATCAGGGAATTTATCCTGGAAAGAAACACCATCAATGTACTGACTGTGGGAAAACCTTTCTCTGGAAGACACAGCTTACTGAGcaccagagaattcacactggggaGAAACCCTTTGAATGTAATGTGTGTGGAAAGGCCTTCCGGCATAGCTCATCCCTTGGTCAGCATGAGAAtgctcatactggagagaaaccttatcaGTGTAGTCTCTGTGGGAAAGCCTTCCAGCGCAGCTCTTCCCTTGTTCAAcaccagagaattcacactggggaAAAACCCTACCGTTGTAATTTATGTGGGAGATCCTTTAGGCATGGCACATCCCTCACTCAGCATGAGGTTACACATAGTGGAGAGAAACCCTTCCAGTGTAAGGAgtgtgggaaagcttttagtcgATGTTCTTCACTTGTCCAGCATGAAAGGACTCACACTGGCGAGAAACCTTTTGAATGTAGCATATGTGGGAGGGCTTTTGGTCAGAGTCCATCCCTTTATAAACATATGAGAATTCATAAAAGAGGTAAACCTTACCAAAGTAATAATTACAGCATAGACTTCAAGCACAGCTCATCTCTTACTCAAGATGAAAATACTCTCACTGAAGTGAAGCCCTATCATTGTAATGACTGTGGGGAAGACTTCAGGGACATTACAGACTTTACTGACCATCAAAGAATCCATACTGGAGAGAACCCCTATGATTGTGAACAGGCTTTTAGTCAGCCACCTATTTCTCatcctggagagaaaccttatcaTTGTAATGTATGTGGAAAAGCTTTCAAAAGGAGTACAAGTTTCATAGAACATCacagaattcatactggagaaaagccctatgaatgtaatgaatgtggagaAGCCTTCAGTAGACGCTCATCACTTACTCAGCATGAGAGAacccacactggagagaaaccctatgaatgtattgactgtgggaaagccttcagtcaaagTTCATCTCTTATACAGCATGagagaactcatactggagagaaaccctatgaatgtaatgaatgtggacgAGCCTTCCGAAAGAAAACTAACCTGCATGatcatcagagaattcacaccggagaaaaaccctatgtttgtaaggaatgtgggaaaaaCTTCAGTCGAAGCTCAGCTCTTACTAAACACCAGAGGATTCATACTAGAAATAAACTCTAGGAACCCTGAAATCAACTGATGTGCAGAAACTTTTAGCGAAAAtattattgttttatcttcagCATTCTTACTGGAGAGAAAACTTGAGAATGTAATGAattatgtgtgtttgtatattataTGTGGGGAAGACTCTGTGCCAGtaggcagaatttttttttaatacatgaaaGCCACATTCTCAGATCTGATTACAGACTTCTGTACAAATACCTACAAATACCATATATAATCAGCTAGAAATGATATGCCTATATATTGGACATTATAaagcttttaaatatatgtatacaagGGATTCCCTGCCTTCAGCAGCTTGACTTGTATCCTTTACTGTTTACAgcctttttataaataaagctccTGCAGTCATGACCAAAAACGCATTTTTAAAACCACTTAACAACTGCACCCAACTGCAGGTCTTATACTAAATTCACCATGGAAACCAGTTTCACCTCCAGAAATTCAATCATTCAAAGAGTTAGATCAACTAGTCCAACCACTTCattgtacagatgaagaaactgaaagccaAAGATGTGAAGTGGTTTGCACAGTCATACAGCTTATAATGGCAGAGCTGGGTAGAGTATGCAGATGTCCTGGATCTTTAGCTCCATGATCTTACCACTGGAAAGGTATTTGGGAATTCAGAGggatctaaaataaattttaaagtaaaataaatcagttGCACAAACATAATGAGCACCCCAGGGTTGGACACTGGAATTCATATAAGTGTAACAGGCAGCAAGACACATGGAAATTTGTCAGGCGTACTTAAAGCAACTTATTGGACGTTTACACACCAAAATGGTAACAGACTGTAATTGGTTAAACTGCTGgtggctttttttcctttgcccaactataataattgtactattaagtcCCTTTTTTTGTGCTTTTCATAAATCATGCCCATGAAAAAGCACTGCCCAAGCTTCCTATATCAGATCATTGGAAAAGAACACAAAACTAAGAGAGAAGGAGAATTTTACCCAAAATTAATTTTACTGTGGAAAAGCATATTCCAATTACTCATTAACATAAGTTTTGTCTTAGACTCACTTTGAAGAAAGAGCAGTTGGCTCGTATGTGCTAAGGAAATATTTCACCATAAAATCAGTCTTTTACGTTCATGGTGCTTTCCTTCAGTGAATCATGAGGTAAGCTTCAGTGTCCCACTCTGTCCCTTACTACTTCCGTAACACCTCCCAAGAGTTATCCTAAAGAAATTTCCAGAACCTTTGTTGGTTCATTGGCACCAACAGTGCAGACAATTTTTGAAACATTGATGCCTTTCACACAAGAACTGCTCCTCCTTAAGATAAGCAAATTTTCCCAAAATGATAAATTGCCAAGAAGGGTGATGTGGGTGGTGCTGATCATGAATTTTTCCTCTTGGCTTCTTCGCATGCTGGGTAGCAGGCGCCCTGGTCCTTTTCTCATCCTGGCAGCATGAAGCAGCTCCCAAGCATTCTTCAGCATTCTTTACAGGGAAGATGTATATGTAGACTGAAATGTGGGATGTCTAGCCCAGTGAATCTGCCACCTGTGAAACAAGACTGGTACTCTGTGGCAGATCTGCCCTCCCAAGATGCTTACCATTCAGGAAACCTTATGATGCTCCACGCTTAGCATACACACTGCCAAGGCCATGCTTGTGTTGTCTGATACACAGCTTGGCAATAAATAATTCTACTCAGACTCCCCCCTACCGAACAGCTAGGATGGTCAGGAACTCGTTTTGCTGATGATTGTTTGGGGATCTCCATAGTAGACTACTTGCAGAAATcgcatgaattataacaaattgcTGCCCCAATGTTACAGAAGTTTATAAAGACTTTGTCAGAAGACTCAAGGAGACCATTGATTTGTGCATGTAGCCTAGCCAGGAGCCAACCAGTCTGAGCCTCAACATATCTTCCTTGACAGGGCAGAGGTATGTGTGGCTGATTGAGTAGACCTAGCAGCCACATGCCATGCACTTATGAACACCCAACTTTTTAGGACCACATATAATGCATCCTTGTAAcatctttgtattatttcaataaatagcCTTCTTAGTTGGATGGGAGTCAGTTTGtctttttcagttttcagaaTTTGGCTAAGATTAAGGAATGGTGCCTCAGGCCAAGGGATTAACTGCTGAACTCTTCACAGGTGAGTTTATAataagtaccatttgttgaaagcaTACTATCTGAAAGACATTGTGCTAAGAGCTTTACAtatgtcatttcatttaatctttaaaacatCCCTCTTGAGGATTTTGTGGTGGTTCTCATCTTcagctttttttctcccttttcctcttcctggTAACAATCTCTGCTTCACTGACCACAGTAACATATGTCAGCACGTCCACCAGACCCAGTAATAATAGTAGCAGGCATATGACCTTGTTGGACCAGTCAGAGTCCCTTGCCAGAATTTTTTCTGAGTAATGGTAGCAGAGAAATTTGGTTTGAGGGTTGCTAGACCAAGAAGTTTAAGGCCAGAACTCCCTGGAGACCAATTCCTTACCAGAGATAGGAGATCTATTATAGTAGAGAAGAAGGAGGCTGGTACAATGGTGTTCTTGTTTTCAATCCCTGAAGTCCTTGGACCCAGCTTGATTTCTGAAGCTCTGAAGTGATTTCTGAACTCCCTGGAATTCAGTGAGTTTCTCATTAGTGGTTCAATAGCTTCTCCTTGTTTAAGCTAGTTGATTGTACTGAAGAGacccaatatatgcattatagtCTTGTCTGATAATGGAAAGAGAAACACCAAAGAAGTAAAGTAATTTAGCCCAGCATAGCACCCAAACAGCAGATACAGGCTTCAAACCCTGGACTGTCTGGCTCCAAAGGCATAACTCTTAACCTTTACCCCTGATGTCACCAGAACCTTGTTATATTCAAGGAGCGGCCTGTTATATAGGGTAATTGGGGGTGAGAGGATAAAGGGATGTGGTGACAGATTGGTTTGGAGACTAAAAAGACACAAAATGCTGAAGAGCTTTGGAATGTTTTTCCTGACTGAGTAAAATTAAATCCCCTAAATTCACCCACAACCCTGCTACCTAAATATCACTTATTTACAtttgtccatactatagataaatcTTGagtcatacttttaaaaaatgttgtaaGTATTTTCCATAGTGCTGCAGTCTTGTGATCTCCTTAACAAGTCCCCTACTGTTGAGATGTTAATTTGGATTGGTTTTGGTATTGATTTTTATAATAATGACATTGAATACTTTTTGCtactccaattttttttctattggatcttttcttaaaatatctaaaatgggACTACCACGTCA
The genomic region above belongs to Tamandua tetradactyla isolate mTamTet1 chromosome 16, mTamTet1.pri, whole genome shotgun sequence and contains:
- the ZFP90 gene encoding zinc finger protein 90 homolog, translating into MAPRPPTAAPQELVTFKDVAVDFTQEEWLHVDSAQRSLYRDVMLENYSHLVSLGYQVSKPEVIFKLEQGEEPWISEGEIQRPSCPDWETRPATKSSNLQQGISEVCRSTDDFSHATLEDAWDVSSQLERHQENWKRYLGPDAYTQKKIIIPEESFEQNKFGEHSRLSTDLVTQVNIPSRIRPIECDTLGSNLGHNSNLLNQNDILAKKKPYKCNKCRKAFIHRSSLSKHEKTHKGEGFPNGTDQGIYPGKKHHQCTDCGKTFLWKTQLTEHQRIHTGEKPFECNVCGKAFRHSSSLGQHENAHTGEKPYQCSLCGKAFQRSSSLVQHQRIHTGEKPYRCNLCGRSFRHGTSLTQHEVTHSGEKPFQCKECGKAFSRCSSLVQHERTHTGEKPFECSICGRAFGQSPSLYKHMRIHKRGKPYQSNNYSIDFKHSSSLTQDENTLTEVKPYHCNDCGEDFRDITDFTDHQRIHTGENPYDCEQAFSQPPISHPGEKPYHCNVCGKAFKRSTSFIEHHRIHTGEKPYECNECGEAFSRRSSLTQHERTHTGEKPYECIDCGKAFSQSSSLIQHERTHTGEKPYECNECGRAFRKKTNLHDHQRIHTGEKPYVCKECGKNFSRSSALTKHQRIHTRNKL